CCAGAAGCACCTGACGCTGTGGGGCTACGTCGCCGATCCGCTGATCTTCGTGGTGAACAAGAACGTCTGGAACAGCTGGACGCCCGAAGACCAGAAGGCCGTGGCCGAAGCGGCCCAGCAGGCCGCCCGGGAAGAAATCGCCCGCGCCCGCGCCGGCATTTCGGCCGGCGACGATGCGCTGCTGAAGGAGATCGCGGCCAACGGCGTGACGGTGACGACGCTGACCGAGGCCGAACGCGAGGGCTTCCGCAAGGCCACTGCCGGGGTCTACAAGGAATGGGCGGGCAAGGTCGGTGCCGAGCTGGTCAGGCAGGCCGAGGAAGACATCGCCAAGCGCTGAGCGGTCTCGGGCCGGCCCCCGCGCCGGCGCCGCCGTCCCCATGCCGGGCAGTGCCGTGAGCGGTCTGCCCGGCTTCGTTTTGGAACACCCCTGACCATGAATCCCGATCCTTCCGCCGACACGGCGGCCGAGGCGCCCGCGCCGCTGTCGCCCGAACAAATCCTGTGCGGCATCGCGATGGCGCTGATCGTGCTGATTTCGCTCGGCAACGTCGTCGCGCGCTATCTCACCTCGCAGTCCTTCGCGGCGACGGAGGAATTCTCGATCGCGCTGCTGCTGATCCTGTCCTTCCTCGGCTCCTCCACCGCGTTCGCGTTCGACCGCCATATCCGCGTGACCTTCTTCATCGAACGCCTGCCGCCGCGCTGGCGCCAGGGCGCGGAATGGCTCAGCTTCGTCGTCACCGCGGCGCTGTTCGGCTTCATCGCCTTCTACGCCGGGCGGCTGACCTGGGACCAGTACCGCTTCGAGGAGACCTCGCCGGCGCTCGGGCTGCCGCAGTGGTGGTACACCGTGTGG
Above is a window of Azoarcus olearius DNA encoding:
- a CDS encoding TRAP transporter small permease yields the protein MNPDPSADTAAEAPAPLSPEQILCGIAMALIVLISLGNVVARYLTSQSFAATEEFSIALLLILSFLGSSTAFAFDRHIRVTFFIERLPPRWRQGAEWLSFVVTAALFGFIAFYAGRLTWDQYRFEETSPALGLPQWWYTVWMPALAVVIVLRLVVTRLGARS